In Francisella orientalis FNO12, the sequence GATAACATTATGCGGCGATTGGAAGATGGCGATGCTTTTATTTGCGGTAGCCAGCTTATTGATTGGCGTACTTTATTATATAGTTGTACGCGACTTCAATCCAAAACAACCAGAAGCCAGCTCGCCAAGTAATCAGCTAAAAACTATTGATGCACTCAAAGAAGTAATTAAAAATAAAAATAACTGGCTTTTAACTTTCTATGTAGGTCTAAGTTTTACAGCAGTAGATGCCTTTGCTGGATTCTGGGGCAATGCTTACTTTAGAGAAGCCTATCACCTATCCCATGAAGAAGCTGCTAGCATTATATCAATGATATTTATTGGCATGGCAATAGGCTCCCCAATTATAGGAAAACTATCAGAGATCCTTGATAGTCGAAAAGGAGTAATGATTTTTTTTCACATAATAGGTTCTATTGCTTTAAGCTTTGTTTTACTTATTAAAACAAGTGCTACACTCTCAGCAATATTACTTTTCATTTTTGGATTATGTCTTGGAATATATATGCTTTCATTTGCCATAGGAAATCGTATAAATCCTATAGTCATAACTGCAACAGTAGCAGCTTTTATTAATACAGGAGAACCTATATTAGGAGCGATCTTCGATCCTTTGATCGGCTATTTCTTAGATTGGTCATGGACTGGAAAATACATAAACAAAGCCAGAGAAATTGTTTCACAACACACAAGTCCTAACGATATTAAATATTTTGATTTAAGTTCTTACCATTTTGCATTTACAACCCTTGTAATAAGCATGATAGCATCACTAGTAGTATTATTAATGATAAAAGACAATAAAGATTAAAATAAAACTATTTTGTTTTAACGAACTCATCAAACCTTGAGTCTAATTTTGCTTCAATAGATATAAACCTCCGCAGCTTCTTATCATAAAACTCTAATTTACCAGCATGAAGCAATAACTTATCAACTCCTTTAGCTAGTAGTTTTTTATCATCACTCATATAACCATATTTCTTATCAGCAACAATAGGATATCCCATAGCTCTTGTATGAACTCTAATTTGATGTGTTCTACCAGTTTCTAACTTGATTTCTAGTAAGCTGTAATCGCCTATTTTTTGTACTGACAATATTCTTGTAAGAGCTCTTTTACCTTCTCGCTTATCAACTTTAACTATTCGTTGGCCATCTTTAGTTTCTGTACGACTTAATGGCAAGTCAATTGTATCTATTCTTTCATCCCAATGACCATGAACTAAAGCATAATAAATCTTATTTACTTTACGCTCTTTGAAAATATCAAAAAAATAAACCAATGAGCTATGTTTCTTCGCTAACAGCACACAACCTGATGTTTCTTTATCAAGTCTATGCACCAAATCCAAGCGTCTAACCTTAGGACGCAACTGTCTTAACCGTTCCACCAAACCCGAATTAACCCTAGAACCGCCATGGACAGCCATACCTGATGGTTTATCAACAACGATATAATCATCTGTCTCATATAAAATTCGTTGCTCTAAAAAATCCAAATGAGATTTAGATACTTTTATAACTTCTACACTTTCTTCTAAGCTAAAAGGCGGTACTCTAATAATATCTCTAGCACTTACACGACCGGTTTGTTTAACCCTTTTTTTATTAACCCGTAATTCACCTTTACGAATCCAGCGGTAAATTAATGATTTTGGTAAACGTGAAAACTTACTTATCAAGAAATTATC encodes:
- a CDS encoding MFS transporter, whose translation is MEQKIHNIRGYAWIIIILSSFLLFDKYIMQVFPSLITDDMMSSFHTNATQTGALGSAFFWSIIICQLFLAGPIIDKFGFRLISPISITISAMGVILFVIACNLGSLSMAYIARIITGWGVSFATISYLKAVSVWFEPRKFAFAASFLATAAMIGALCAQAPLAYLITLCGDWKMAMLLFAVASLLIGVLYYIVVRDFNPKQPEASSPSNQLKTIDALKEVIKNKNNWLLTFYVGLSFTAVDAFAGFWGNAYFREAYHLSHEEAASIISMIFIGMAIGSPIIGKLSEILDSRKGVMIFFHIIGSIALSFVLLIKTSATLSAILLFIFGLCLGIYMLSFAIGNRINPIVITATVAAFINTGEPILGAIFDPLIGYFLDWSWTGKYINKAREIVSQHTSPNDIKYFDLSSYHFAFTTLVISMIASLVVLLMIKDNKD
- a CDS encoding RluA family pseudouridine synthase; the protein is MNKVQFIEVADDVIEQRIDNFLISKFSRLPKSLIYRWIRKGELRVNKKRVKQTGRVSARDIIRVPPFSLEESVEVIKVSKSHLDFLEQRILYETDDYIVVDKPSGMAVHGGSRVNSGLVERLRQLRPKVRRLDLVHRLDKETSGCVLLAKKHSSLVYFFDIFKERKVNKIYYALVHGHWDERIDTIDLPLSRTETKDGQRIVKVDKREGKRALTRILSVQKIGDYSLLEIKLETGRTHQIRVHTRAMGYPIVADKKYGYMSDDKKLLAKGVDKLLLHAGKLEFYDKKLRRFISIEAKLDSRFDEFVKTK